A region of the Candidatus Hinthialibacter antarcticus genome:
CCACCGATTCAAAGGCGGAAACCCAGGGCGAAATGAAAACCAGGCAGACGAGACAACAGCAGCGAACGGAAATATTCATAAACGATTTAGGTGGACACCTATTCTTAAATGTTGCAGGCCACTGCATAGAATGAATATCGCAATTACCCGCAAACATCAACTATAGCCGTTTTGGCAATGATTTGCTGGTATCTATCGCTTTGTATATGCTGTTTTGAGATCCCCCCGACGCTTGCAGCGCCGTCCCCCCTTAAAAAGTGGGGCGAAAAGTCTTAAGTCAATGACATTGCCCTCTAACTCTCCCCGAACTTCTATTCATTTGCTCAAAACCGGGTAATACGGCTCGCCAACCGCCGCCCTACAATAATGTAGGGTGGTTTTCATCTCCGCCCGTTGATACTCAAGGGGGGGTATGTAATAATCGCGCTGCTTGCTGTGTAAACCGCAAGCATATCATGGTTTGGGAGGAACGTTCCAAATGGAAGAACAAAATATGATGTTTGCGAATATCGTGGCCGTAACCAGCGTGTTTGGCCTTGGGCTTACCATGTTTTTATTGGGAAGCATCAAATTGAAATTGACGGAAACCCTGGGCATTAACGACGCTCAAATGGGCAAGTTGTTTTCCGTCTACAACTTCAGTAATTTGGTGTTTGTTTTGGTCGCGGGAGTCGTAACCGATAACTTTGGTTATCAAACCTGCGCGATCGTTGGCTTCGCCGCCGGAGTGGCTTCGATGCTCTTTATGGGGCAGGCTAAGACGTACGGGATTGCTGTGGTTGCCTGCTTGTTCCTGGGCGTCGGCAGTATGTTTATGAACACGGCGGGGAATGTTCTTCTCGGCAACCCGGCGATTGTTTTTCCTGACCCGGGCCAGTCGGGCAACCTGGGCAACGTGTTCTTCGGCGTGGGCGCATTCGTCACCCCGATGTTGTCCGCCATTCTCTTTAAGCAGATGTCATTCGGCAAAGCCTTAACCGTTCTTGGCTTGTTGCTGGTTGCTCCATTAGTGATTGCTTGCATGGCGGCGTTTCCCGAATCCGGCGGAAACTTCAGCGCGTCAGCGGCGGGCGGTTTGATTACCAACCCGACGATTGTTCTTTGCGCGTTGGCGCTGATGTGCTACATCGCCTTGGAAGTCTCAATGGCGGGCTGGATCACCACCTACATGACCAGCGTGGGCGCATCCGCCACCCAAGCCAACACCAACCTGTCGTTCTTCTCGATTGCGATTATGCTCGGTCGATTGGTGACGGCGCTTGGTATCGGTAAATTGATTGTTTTGTCAGGCTCGAACGGCCCCTGGTTTATTCTCGGCCTCGCCGCTGTTTCCGCCGTGGTGTTGTTTGCCATGAAGGGCATTAACAGCAAGGGCTCCGCGACGGTTTGCGTGGTTTTGCTGGGCTTGTTGTTTGCGCCAATCTTCCCGACGGTCGCTGGTTTGATGTTCGCCCGCGTTCCGGGTGAAGTGGCTGGAACCGGCTTTAGCATCATCTTCGGCGTTGGCCTCTTGGGCGCGATTTTTGTTCCCGCATGGATGGGCTCGATTTCAAGCGGCGAAGGCAAGACCATCAAAGACAGTATGATCGTCGCCGCGAGCGTTGCGGTTATTCTGGTTGTGCTGGCTGGCGTGATGGGCGTTATGTTGCCCGCGCCGTTGCCTGTTGCGTAATTCTTGTAGATTGATAAAAACTTTCAGAGGGCGCTGCTTCGGCGGCGCCCTTCGTTTATACTGGCTCTATGCGCGGATTTTTTATCACAGGAACCGATACCGAAATCGGCAAGACGGTAGTGACGGGGTTGCTCTCGTTTGGTCTGCATCAGCTGGGGGTGAAATGTCTGCCCATCAAGCCTATCGCCAGCGGCGCGATTGAACATGACGGCGCCTTGGCGTCGGAAGACGTGTTGTTCTATCAGACATTGGTTGACCTCGATGTTTCCCCAAGCGAACTCTCGCCTGTTTTGTTAAAGCGCCCCGCCTCGCCGCATTACGCCGCGCAAGTCGAAAACGTCGTCATTGATCCGAAAGCGGTTGTGCAATCGGTGGAGGCGCTGTCGAAATTTCGCCCCTGCGTTTTGGTGGAAGGCATCGGCGGATGGCAGGTTCCGATTGCGGGCGCCTATTGTGTGTCGCATTTCGCGGCTGACCTGGGCTTGCCGATTCTTATTGTTGCGGCGAACCGGCTGGGAGTGATTAACCATACCCTGCTGACCATTGAATCGGTGAGGGCAATGGGGCTGCAACTTGCGGGGGTGATCTTTACGCATCCCTCGCCTGATGGAGAAGCCGACCTGCTCGAGAACAACATCGAAACCATCGCGAGCGTGGGTGAAGTGAAGGTTCTTGGCAAGGTTCCCTATCTGGAACCCGCTTTGTTCAACAAAGAAAACCGCAGTCAACTTTGGCAGCATATTGAGAACGCGATTCAATGGGACGCGTTTTTGAAGTCTTCTACCGAATCATTGAATGATCGTGTGCGCACTGATTAAATGATTTAAAACCGAACTCATATTTAAAGAAATTATTATCTCAACCAAGTTCCTTCTCCCTCTGGGAGAAGGTGAGGATGAGGGATTAATAAAAACCCTCACCCCAACCCTCTCCCACTGGGAGAGGGAGCAAGTTGTGCTATTTATTACGCTTTTAGAAATCTAAAATGAAACGATACCATCATGACCAAATCCATTGACCCAACCACGCTGGTCGCCTGGGACCAACAATACGTCTGGCACCCGTTCACTCAAATGCAAGACTACGCCAATGAACCGCCGCTAATTGTTGAGCGCGGCGAGGGCGCGTATTTATACGACGCCGAGGGCAGGAAATATTTTGACGGCAACTCGTCGCTGTGGGTGAACCTGCACGGTCACGCGCGGCCTGAGATCAACCAGGCGATGCACGACCAGGCGCAGCGCATCGCCCACTCGACCCTGCTGGGGCCGTCGAACGCGCCCGCGATTGAACTCGCCAAACGCCTGGTCGACGCCACGCCGGAGGGGCTCTCGAAAGTGTTTTATTCTGACAACGGTTCGACCTCGGTCGAGGTGGCGCTGAAGATGGCGTTTCAGTCATGGCGGCAAACCAAGACGCCCGACATGGAGCGCTGTTCGTTCATCACATTCGAAGAAGCCTACCACGGCGACACCATCGGCAGCGTCAGCGTGGGCGGCATGGATTTATTTCACGGCATCTTCGGGCCGCTGTTGTTCAAGACCTATCGCGCGCCGTATCCGGTCTATTCAAAGTACGCCAACCCCGAAGGGCCGCAGGCGGTTTGCCAACAGGCGCTGGACGCCTGCGAGGCGGTGCTCAAAGCGCACGCGGCGAAATGCGCGGCGGTGATAATCGAACCGGTTGTGCAGGGCGCGTCCGGCATCCGCACCCAGGCGCCGGGGTTTCTCAAAGGGCTGCGGGCGCTGTGCGATCAATACAACATTCTCTTAATTTGCGACGAGGTGTTCGTCGGCTTTGGGCGCACCGGCAAGATGTTCGGCTGTCAGCATGAAGGCGTGACGCCGGACTTGTTGTGTCTCGCGAAGGGCATCACCGGCGGGTATCTTCCGTTGGCGGCGACCTTGGCGACGGACGCGATCTATGAAAAATTTTTGGGCGGCTATAGCGAGTTTAAGACGTTCTTTCACGGACACTCGTATACTGGAAATCAGATGGGGTGCGCAGCGGCGTTGGCGAGCCTCGATTTGTTTGAAAAAGACAACTCGCTCGAAGCCATGCAGCCGTCGGTCGAGCGATTGCAGACGCGGTTAGACCGGCTCTATGGCGCCAACGATCACATCGCGGATATTCACAGCATCGGGTTGATCGCCGGGATCGACATTGCGCAAAGCCGCGCGAAAAACATGGCGTATGCCATTGAACAAAAGATGGGAGCGCAAGTCTGTTTCGCGATGCGCAAGCGCGGGGTGTGGCTGCGTCCGCTGGGCAATACGCTGGTGGTGATTCCACCGCTGATTACCCAGCCGCATGAAATTGATTTTCTATTCGACGCGCTCGATGGGTCGCTGGCGGAGGTTTTGGAAGGTGAATAGCCCGCTCTATTTTTTATGGGAATCAACGACAAAGACGCTTTGAGGATTAACGAAAGAGTACCATGGTGGGTTAAGTATAAAGAACCCACCCTACATTCGTGTCATCGCGAGCGCAGCGAAGCGATCTCGTTTTTCGATTTGCGAGATTGCCGCGTCGGCCTTCGGCCTCCTCGCAATGGCACTAGCCTTGATTTTCAAGATAGTCGCTACATTAACTTTCGTTTGATAATCACAGGTTGCTTCGGCAGCGATTCAAAAAATCAACCAACCCCCCTCTAACTCCCCCCGAACTTAGGGGGGAGAACCTGTGAAACTTATTGCGTCATAAGGCGGGCGTTTGGATTTCGCCAGGTTTATGTTGATCCCCCCTGGCGCTTTCAGCGCCGTCCCCCCTTAAAAAGGGGGGCTAAAAGTCTTAAGTCAATGACATTGCCCTCTAACTCCCCCCGAACTTAGGGGGGAGAACCTGTGAAACTTAAGGCGGAGACGCGCTTTACTCGTCTGTGGGTTGCTTCTTTTTTTTCAGTAAACCCGTCAGGTTGATTCCAAAATAATCGAGACAATTTAATAGCAAAAATGCGGCCCCGGCTTCATCTAAATTTCCAATTACCGGAAACGCATCTGGGATCAATTCAAACACCCCCGCCGTCGGGTTCATCAAATAGACCGCAGCGATCAAACCAACAATGATAACAATAAAAGACCGCATATCTTTTCTCCTTGTGGTTCGGATTCGCTCGATAAAAGACGCGATTTCGTAAACTCTTGATCTTTCGCTATATATGGCATGGGTACAACTCTGCTCGCTTCAGTGCGGGCTTTTAGGCCCTTATGCACAGGCGCTCGCAGAGTTGCACCCATGCCTGACTGGTAAGCCAGTTTGTGATATGCAGAAGCCCGTTTCTGAATTACAATTATGGCCATTCATCAATGTAAGTATTCAATTACCGGATGAACCATAAAAAAATCCCCGCTAGCGGTTTGCCAACGGGGATTGGTTTCATTTGATGCTTGCTTTAGTCCACCGTAATGGTATCGGCGGACGCCGGGTCGTCAGCGAAGACGTCTTCGGTTGTGACGCGAACCACTTCTTCAATCGAGGTGTGCCCCGTCAGGATTTTATACACGCCTTCGGTGCGCAACGTCTTCATGCCGGATTTCATCGACGCCTGGCGGATCTCTTTTGTGCTGGCGCCAATTTCAATATTATTGCGCATGTCGCCGTCGGGAATCAACATTTCATAAATGCCAGTCCGGCCAATGTAGCCCGTCCCCATACATTCACGGCAACCACGGGGACGATAGATCGGTTGGCCGACCAACATTTTCGACTCGGCCCCCAGTTGAGTGAGTTCCTTATCAGTCGTGGTCGATTTCTTTTTGCAATGCGGGCACAGTTTGCGCACCAGGCGTTGCGCGACAATGCCCAACAGCGCGGAGCTAATCAACTTCACGTCCACGCCAATATCAATTAGCCGCGAGATTGAGGTCGAGGTGTCGATGGTGTGCAGCGTCGAGAACACCAGGTGGCCCGTCAACGCCGCGTTCACGGCGATTTCGGCGGTTTCGAGGTCGCGAATTTCGCCGATCATAATTACGTCAGGGTCTTGGCGAAGAATCGAGCGCAGCGCTGTGGCGAAGGTCAGGCCGGTTTTGGTGTTGTGTTGAATCTGGTTGATGCCTTCGAGTTCATATTCAATCGGGTCTTCAACCGTGACGATATTTTTCGAGCCGTCGTTGATGAACTGCAGCGACGCGTAGTGCAGCGTGGTTTTACCGCTTCCCGTTGGCCCGGTCGCGAGAATCAAACCGTGCGGCGCGGTGATGGCGCGGCGGTATTTTTCGAGCGGTTCATTGCGTACGCCCAGCGAATCAAGCGCCACGCTGGCGAGTTTTTGATCGAGCAGCCGCATGACCACTTTTTCGCCCGTGCGAGTGGGGATGGTGGAAGTACGCACGTTGATTTCTTCTTTGAGAATCACGCGGCGGAAGTGACCGTCTTGGGGCAGACGGCGCTCAGCGATATCGAGGTTGCTGACAATTTTGATGCAACTGCTGAGCAGGGTGTTCAGTCCGCCGTCGAGCACCAGCGATTCGGTAATCACGCCGTCAACGCGAAAGCGCACCAGAATGCGGCCTTCTTCCGGCTCGATGTGAATATCGCTGGCGCGGATCTTTCGCGCATGGGTAATAATCAGCGTGAGCAGGTTAATCATTTCTTCGCGCTGGGCTTCATCCTGAACGCCGGTCGACATCGACTTGGCCACCGCGATCATCTGCGAACGCTGTTGAATAATGTCAGACAACGTAAACGGCGGCTTGATGGTCGCCTCGCAGTAGGGGCATTTTTCAAAATCAAAATCTTCAAATATTTCGGGATTATTTATATTGCGGTTGCATTTGGGGCAGCGCTTGCCCGGCTCTTCGCGATACCACCGGTCAATGAAATAGGCGATCAATCCGACGATGCCGGTATAACTCACGATGCGCCGCCAGTTGTAATACACCACGCGGCGGTTGGGCAGGTCTTTGACCACCACCTTCATGGGGTAATACCACAGCAATAAAATCGCCCCAAAGAGGACGCCCAGGTTGACGCCCCAGGTTTTTGCGAAATCAAAAAGTTTGCCCGGCGACGAAAACAGGTCTTGGGCGCCTTTGCTGGCGTTGCCCCATTTGTCAGAAAACCAACCTTGGATGTGTTCAAACTTGCTCAATTGGGGGGTGGGGGTTGGCTCCGGCTCGCGCACGGGCCGACGCGTGGGGACGGCGCGCGGTTGAGTGCGCGTTTCAATCAGTTGCAGCAACTGCGTACGCTTTTGCGCGTCGCGCGTACTTAATTTTGATGCGTCCAGTTGCAATAAATGCTCTTTGGCTTTTTCGTAATTTTTATCGTCAACTTCCATCTGGCCCAGATAAAACAGCGCCACCGGATGGTCGGCGGACCGGTCCAGCACTTCTGAAAAGGCCGCGCGCGCTTTGGCCGACGGACGGTACATGTTGGTCTTGTAGGCGTCTTCGCCGATTTGCAGATAGGCGTTGAGCAAGGTGCGGTCTAAATTTTGAGACAACGGATGTTTAGGGAAATTGTTCAATACCGTCGCGTAATGATCCGCCGCCTCTTCGATGTTTCCGTTGGTTTCGAGGCGCTTGGCTTCATCAAAATGGGCCTGGGCGGTTTTGCTTTCGAGTTTCTTTTTTTCGGCTTGCAGCAGTTCTAACAGTTGAGGGTTTGAAAGGATGGTTTTAAACCGCTCAATCTGTGCGAGATCGTTCACGCCGTCTTGCAGCGGGCTGTGTTTGTCGTGCGAACGAATGAAATCGCGAATGGCGTTCTCTTGTTCTTTGAGAATCTGGTTATTTTTTGCGGCGGCGGACGGCATTTTTAGAATGTCGGCGTATCTTGACACCGCCTCAAAAAAGTTGCCTTCGCCTAATTCATATTTTGCTTCAAACAGCGCGTTGTCGAGTTGCGAGCCTTTTTCAATGCGCGAAATATCGCTGCGCTTGAAGGTCATCACGCCGCTGGTTGTTTTGATTTGAACTTCAGCGCCGCCGGTATCCTGGGCGACGGTGCCAAGAAACTGGGCGCCGCTTTTTAAATAGACAACGTCAGTCTGCCCATTCAATGCAACCACAAATATAAGAATCAGAACCGTTCTAACAATACGAATCACGCCATACTCCTTCAGGTGTATCTCTTTCCACTCATTCATTATGATTACAACACGCCCAAATCGGGCTTTATTATTCAAAACGATCAACTCATTAGATGCTATCTCAAAAAAACTTGATCTTTCGCTGCGTCTGGCATGGGTACAACTCTGCTCGCTTCGGTGCGGGCTTTCAGGCCCTTATGCACAGGCGCTCCCAGAGTTCCACCCATGCCAAAATTGATTGTCAATTATTGAAATACCAGAGCCTGTTTCTGAATAAAAATCCTGGCCATCCATCAATGTAGGTACTCACTTACCGGATGAACCAAAAAACTTGATCTTTCGCTTCGTCAGGCATTAGTACAACTCTGCTCTCTTCGGCGCGGGCCTTCAGGCCCTTATGCACAGGCGCTTCCAGAGTTTCACCCATGTCAAAATTGATTGTCAATTATTGATTTGTCGAAGCTTCTTTTTGCAATCTTTATTTTTGAGATGGCTTCTGATCGATTTCAGCCCGTTCCCGTTTCTTATTGGTATACACTATCAACGTAAAGACAGTCCGTCCAGTTTGTTTTCTTTAAATACGTTTTGCGCTTTATTGCGTTAACGCTGATTTTACATCGCGGACAATGCGAAAGCCAAACGAGCGGCTGCGTTCGCCGCCGGGCCGGGCCATTCGGTGTGAAGAACGGGCGTAATAACTTTCGAAGTTCCATGAACCGCCGCGCAAAACGCGGTGGGTGACTTTGGCCCCTTCAACCTTTATCTTCGAGCCGGGATACGACTGGAAAAAACTCGATGTCCATTCAAACACGTTGCCCGCCATGTCATGCACGCCAAAGGGGCTGGCCCCAAATGGATAACTGCCGACCGGGCTGGTGTCTTCGCGGTTCGCTTCCCAGGTATTCGCCAGATTCGGCTGAAAGCGGCTTCCCCAAGGGAACTCGCGCAACTCTGCGCCCTTGGCGGCGTGTTCCCACTCAAATTCGGTCGGTAGGCGTCCGCCTTTCCAGCTGCAATACGCCTCGGCGTCTTCAAACGAGACCCAACATACCGGGTGGTTTTCTTTGCCAATGGGAACCTGCCCGTCTATCCAATGTAACGGCGGGCGATGGCTTTCGGCTTCTATAAATTCATAATATTCCTGATTGGTGATTTCATACTTGCTGATATAGAAGGCGGCGGTTTTTTCTGGATGCAGCGGCTGTTCGAGCGGATCGCCCTCGAGCGAGCCAATGATGGTCTGGCCTTCGGGGATATACACCATGCCCGGATATTTATTGAGCACCGAATCGGGGATGCGTTGGTCGTCCGGGTTGATCGACTCATCGTCAGCGCCTTCAAACGCTTCGTCGTGAATCTCGAGCACTTCGGCGATCAGCCCCTGGCCCCATTCGCCCAGCAACTCTTTTTCGTTGAGCGTCGGGGGGTTGCGGTAGAC
Encoded here:
- a CDS encoding SUMF1/EgtB/PvdO family nonheme iron enzyme: MIKRMAQRCFYFFVCIFLFISGPFAQTNQPPPLLVITDLRTLGDEASLAEAQVFSDFIRNEVERTGVYRIISRNSMLSILKAKKFQYPCFELPCFVRMGRVLGADRVLAGHLHRRTGFVELTLRTIDIKRGVIIKTVYRNPPTLNEKELLGEWGQGLIAEVLEIHDEAFEGADDESINPDDQRIPDSVLNKYPGMVYIPEGQTIIGSLEGDPLEQPLHPEKTAAFYISKYEITNQEYYEFIEAESHRPPLHWIDGQVPIGKENHPVCWVSFEDAEAYCSWKGGRLPTEFEWEHAAKGAELREFPWGSRFQPNLANTWEANREDTSPVGSYPFGASPFGVHDMAGNVFEWTSSFFQSYPGSKIKVEGAKVTHRVLRGGSWNFESYYARSSHRMARPGGERSRSFGFRIVRDVKSALTQ
- a CDS encoding DUF1232 domain-containing protein → MRSFIVIIVGLIAAVYLMNPTAGVFELIPDAFPVIGNLDEAGAAFLLLNCLDYFGINLTGLLKKKKQPTDE
- the bioD gene encoding dethiobiotin synthase encodes the protein MRGFFITGTDTEIGKTVVTGLLSFGLHQLGVKCLPIKPIASGAIEHDGALASEDVLFYQTLVDLDVSPSELSPVLLKRPASPHYAAQVENVVIDPKAVVQSVEALSKFRPCVLVEGIGGWQVPIAGAYCVSHFAADLGLPILIVAANRLGVINHTLLTIESVRAMGLQLAGVIFTHPSPDGEADLLENNIETIASVGEVKVLGKVPYLEPALFNKENRSQLWQHIENAIQWDAFLKSSTESLNDRVRTD
- the bioA gene encoding adenosylmethionine--8-amino-7-oxononanoate transaminase, encoding MTKSIDPTTLVAWDQQYVWHPFTQMQDYANEPPLIVERGEGAYLYDAEGRKYFDGNSSLWVNLHGHARPEINQAMHDQAQRIAHSTLLGPSNAPAIELAKRLVDATPEGLSKVFYSDNGSTSVEVALKMAFQSWRQTKTPDMERCSFITFEEAYHGDTIGSVSVGGMDLFHGIFGPLLFKTYRAPYPVYSKYANPEGPQAVCQQALDACEAVLKAHAAKCAAVIIEPVVQGASGIRTQAPGFLKGLRALCDQYNILLICDEVFVGFGRTGKMFGCQHEGVTPDLLCLAKGITGGYLPLAATLATDAIYEKFLGGYSEFKTFFHGHSYTGNQMGCAAALASLDLFEKDNSLEAMQPSVERLQTRLDRLYGANDHIADIHSIGLIAGIDIAQSRAKNMAYAIEQKMGAQVCFAMRKRGVWLRPLGNTLVVIPPLITQPHEIDFLFDALDGSLAEVLEGE
- a CDS encoding MFS transporter, translating into MEEQNMMFANIVAVTSVFGLGLTMFLLGSIKLKLTETLGINDAQMGKLFSVYNFSNLVFVLVAGVVTDNFGYQTCAIVGFAAGVASMLFMGQAKTYGIAVVACLFLGVGSMFMNTAGNVLLGNPAIVFPDPGQSGNLGNVFFGVGAFVTPMLSAILFKQMSFGKALTVLGLLLVAPLVIACMAAFPESGGNFSASAAGGLITNPTIVLCALALMCYIALEVSMAGWITTYMTSVGASATQANTNLSFFSIAIMLGRLVTALGIGKLIVLSGSNGPWFILGLAAVSAVVLFAMKGINSKGSATVCVVLLGLLFAPIFPTVAGLMFARVPGEVAGTGFSIIFGVGLLGAIFVPAWMGSISSGEGKTIKDSMIVAASVAVILVVLAGVMGVMLPAPLPVA
- a CDS encoding ATPase, T2SS/T4P/T4SS family; the encoded protein is MIRIVRTVLILIFVVALNGQTDVVYLKSGAQFLGTVAQDTGGAEVQIKTTSGVMTFKRSDISRIEKGSQLDNALFEAKYELGEGNFFEAVSRYADILKMPSAAAKNNQILKEQENAIRDFIRSHDKHSPLQDGVNDLAQIERFKTILSNPQLLELLQAEKKKLESKTAQAHFDEAKRLETNGNIEEAADHYATVLNNFPKHPLSQNLDRTLLNAYLQIGEDAYKTNMYRPSAKARAAFSEVLDRSADHPVALFYLGQMEVDDKNYEKAKEHLLQLDASKLSTRDAQKRTQLLQLIETRTQPRAVPTRRPVREPEPTPTPQLSKFEHIQGWFSDKWGNASKGAQDLFSSPGKLFDFAKTWGVNLGVLFGAILLLWYYPMKVVVKDLPNRRVVYYNWRRIVSYTGIVGLIAYFIDRWYREEPGKRCPKCNRNINNPEIFEDFDFEKCPYCEATIKPPFTLSDIIQQRSQMIAVAKSMSTGVQDEAQREEMINLLTLIITHARKIRASDIHIEPEEGRILVRFRVDGVITESLVLDGGLNTLLSSCIKIVSNLDIAERRLPQDGHFRRVILKEEINVRTSTIPTRTGEKVVMRLLDQKLASVALDSLGVRNEPLEKYRRAITAPHGLILATGPTGSGKTTLHYASLQFINDGSKNIVTVEDPIEYELEGINQIQHNTKTGLTFATALRSILRQDPDVIMIGEIRDLETAEIAVNAALTGHLVFSTLHTIDTSTSISRLIDIGVDVKLISSALLGIVAQRLVRKLCPHCKKKSTTTDKELTQLGAESKMLVGQPIYRPRGCRECMGTGYIGRTGIYEMLIPDGDMRNNIEIGASTKEIRQASMKSGMKTLRTEGVYKILTGHTSIEEVVRVTTEDVFADDPASADTITVD